Within Amycolatopsis sp. FDAARGOS 1241, the genomic segment CTCGCGCCAGGTCCGGGCGCTGGAGGAACAGTTGCACGCGCAGCTGTTCGTCCGCGACCGCCGCTCGACCGAGCTGACGGCGGCGGGCCGTCAGCTGCTGGAGGACAGCCGGACCATCCTCGCTGCGGCCGAGGCCCTGCGCCGGCGGGTCGCCCTGGCCGCCCGGGGAACCTCGACGTTCACCATCGGCTTCATGCCGGGCCTCACGGTGACCGAGCCCGTGCGGGCGCTGACCGCGCGCCACCCCGAGCTGTCCGTGGAGCTGGTGCGGACGACGTGGGACGACCAGGTCGAGGTGCTGCACGACGGACGGGCCGACGTGAGCCTCGTCCGGCTCCCGGTACCGCCGCGCGGGCTCACCGTCCGGCCGATGTTCGGCGAACCGCGGGTGGCAATCCTGCCGGTGACACACCGGCTGGCGGGCAAGGAATCCGTCGAGGTGGCCGACCTCGCCGAGGAACACCTGCTCAACGACCCGGACGCGGTGCCGGAGTGGCGCGCCGTCGCGACCGAGCTGCGCGCCGGTGGTGCCGCGCGGCCGCGCGGATTCCGCAGCGTCGAGGAGAAGCTCGAGCACGTGGCCGCGGGCCTCGGCATCGTGATCGTGCCACTGTCCACTTCGGAGTACTACACGCGCGGCGACGTGACCCACGTGCCGGTGTCCGACCTGCCGCCCAGCCGGTTGGCCGTGGCTTGGGTCGCCTCGCGCCGCTCGCGGCTGATCTACGAGTTCGCGGAGCTCGTCACAGCGTGACTGCACTGCGCGCCGTTGTGTGGTAACCCAGGACCATGAACGCGCTGGGCTCGTACGTGGAGTCATGGTCCCCCGAACCGCTCACCGACAGCGACGCGCTGGAGGCCGGACCGGCCGCCGCGCTGTCGGCGGCGCTGGACCTGCCGCGGCCGGCGGCGGTCGCGGGGGAGCCGCTGCCGCCGCTGTGGCACTGGCTGTACTTCCTCGAGTGGCCGCGGCACTCGGAGATCGGGGCCGACGGCCACCCGGCCGGCGGCCACTTCCTGCCTCCGCTGCCCGACCGGCGGCGGATGTTCGCGGGCGGCCGGCTCGAGGTGCGCTCACCGCTCGTGCTGGGCAAGCCGGCGGAGCGCGTGCGCTCGCTCGGCGAGGTCACGGTGAAACACGGCCGCACGGGGGAGATGCTGTTCGTGACCGTCCGCACCGAGATCGGCCAGAACGGCGAGGTGCGGGTCGTGGAGGAGCAGGACATCGTCTACCGCTCGGGTGAGGACTCCGGTCGAACGGCGCTCGCCGGGATCGACCTGACGGGTTCACCGTCGTCGGCCGCCGAATGGCAACGGGCGTGGACGCCGGATCCCGTGCTGCTGTTCCGGTTCAGCGCGCTCACCGCCAACGCGCACCGCATCCACTACGACCAGCCCTACGTGACCGGCGTCGAAGGCTACCCGGGCCTGGTCGTCCACGGGCCGCTGCTCGTGCTGGCGCTGCTGGAGCTGGCCCGCACCCGCGCGCCGGAACGCGCGATCTCGTCGCTGTCGTACCGGTTGCGCCGCCCGGTGTTCGTCGGTGAGCACCTGCTCGCGACCGGTGTCCCCGGCGACGGGGGAGCGGCGCTGCAGGTGGACGCGGCCCGTGCCGAGGCGGTCGCGACCGCGGATGTCGTGTTCGGCTGAGGTCAGGCGAGGCGCGCTTCGCCGGACGTCAACGGCGGGTCCGCTTCGACGCCGTGCAGCACGTGCGCCAGGACCTCCGCACCCCGCACGACCCGCGGGCCGGGGCGGTTGAAGTAGGCCGGCCCGTCGAGCAACCACACCGCGCCGGCACGCACGGCCGGCAGGTCCACCCAGCCGGGAAGCGCTGTGAGCACGCCGAACTCGGCCGCAGTGCGGTCGGGGCTGAAGCCGCACGGCAGAACGAGCAGCACGTCGGGCCGCGCGGCTCGCACGGTCTCCCACGGGATCGGGCGCGTGTGCTCGCCCGGGTCCGCCAACAGGGGATCCCCGCCCGCCGCGGTGATCTGCTCCGGCACCCAGTGCCCGGCCGGCCACAACGGATCCAGCCATTCCAGCGCCACCACTCGCGGCCGCGGCCTCCCCGCCACCCGCGCGC encodes:
- a CDS encoding LysR family transcriptional regulator, which gives rise to MDVDLRKVRYFVAVAEELHFGRAAERLHIAQPVLSRQVRALEEQLHAQLFVRDRRSTELTAAGRQLLEDSRTILAAAEALRRRVALAARGTSTFTIGFMPGLTVTEPVRALTARHPELSVELVRTTWDDQVEVLHDGRADVSLVRLPVPPRGLTVRPMFGEPRVAILPVTHRLAGKESVEVADLAEEHLLNDPDAVPEWRAVATELRAGGAARPRGFRSVEEKLEHVAAGLGIVIVPLSTSEYYTRGDVTHVPVSDLPPSRLAVAWVASRRSRLIYEFAELVTA